The genomic DNA ATAAGCTTTTCAAGGTTTCATGCAGGATTTGGCTTTTGTTGAATCCCACTCGGCCATGTCAGGTTTTTAACCGGCTGTAAAACAGCTTCCACTTCATGCAAAAGATCCTCGTCGATTCCCAGGCTTGACAATTCTACTGCAGCAGCGAGATTTTCCTCGACCTGCAGAACAATTGAAATGCTTTACCAAGAATTTTGATCTTTGGAAGTAATGAAAACTTACAGAAGTTATTGTAATTAACAGATAATGCATTCCTGTGCTAGTTTAATTTATATCTTAAGAACACGAGCCCCCAACTATTTAAGATTGGTTAATCAAGAAAATGGAAGCATGAAGAGCAAGCATGGGGAAGGCGAAAAGGCAAATTTATGTGTTCGAGTTGAGTTTAGTACCTGCTTGGAAGAATTCATACCAACCAGCACAGTAGCAATTTCTTTATTCATCAAACTGTATTGTAGAGCTATCTTTGAAATGTTTTTCCCTTTCTCCTTACAGTGAGCAGCTGCAGCTTTGCaggcagactagaaaaatacatgtcaaaattattttttaaaaatttctggataTTAACAAAAAGGGAACTCGAAGCAATGTAACAAGAATAAAGTCTATTAGCAAACCACAAATGATTCTGAAACTAAGTCATATTCTTCTATATTAGATTAAGAGGGATAAAACTATTAGCAAACCACAAACGATTCTTATGCATATCTTCAAATTTAGATACAAGCAATTTAATATCTCAAACGTCAAAAATTTAAACACAAAGAGTACCTACTTTTCTTATACATAGCAACTGGATTGTCCACCAACCGAAAAGAATTTGAGTGCTACTAATTAACTTGGTTGAACATTATTCTTCTGAAATTTTTTACTTATCTTCTATTTGTCTATTCGAGATCTTCAACTTGTGTGAAAGCAAAAGACATAGAAAATGCCAATAAAATGGAACCTTCTTATTAGACTAAACTATAGCTCCTGGAGTTGAGTGTGGCCGGAGTGAGCCAGCCAAATTGGACCTAAACTGAGAGATGTGCCTATGAAACTGGGATTGAGCTTGTAGTAAGGGTGCTGGATGAAACGGTCAGCAGACCGAGAAGTGTGCATCACCAAAAGGGGTGGGCTACCAGGTTTTGGTATAAATCTTAAAGCCTGAATCATGGTCAGCGGGTAAGAGTTCAGACAATTGAATTACTGTAATTTCCAAGCACAATTATAGGCCTCAGGAAATGCAACTCACATGGCCAAACAAGTTATATTTTCACTCATGTGGTGTCAAGTGCCTCCCTAGTATCAGTGTAAGTTTGTTAAAGGGATTATGATTGAGTTTAACTTAATATTAGCAAGTATTCTGTATGTATATCATCCCAGAATCAAGATATATAAATGTTAACACTATAAACAGCATATAAAGTCACTCTTAAAAAAATGATGAGAGAACAACTACCTTGAGCTCTGATGGTGCAGGATGCCACTCCGGTGGACCGACGTCTGTAAGAAGGCCCATCGCTAGAGGTGAGGCAGTGATTACCCCAACACCCTTGCTTTTGAGATATGGTAGCAAATCAACCAAGGTTGAATCGTTAATACCATAATGACAATATGAAAGAACAACATCAACTGAACCCGGTGGAACACGATCAAGAACATATGTGAATATCCCTAAAGGCAGACCAGTTATCCCAATAAATCTGGCCTTTCCTGACTCTTTTATCTTCTGCAATGCTGGAATTGTCTCATTGACAATCTGCAAATTTAAGCATATCAAACAAATTTCCAACATCAAACAAAGCAAAAACAAGCATTCGGGGACAGGAAATTCAGGCTAGTTTTAGTTCAGAATGAAATAATATATAAAGTTCGGACATTTTCTTAGACATGGATGTCAACAATCAACAAGGACTGCAAAAAGCCAATTAGGGTTGAGTGCCAGAGAAGAAGTAACCAGTGGATAGAACCTGATCAAGCGACCCGAATTCGATGTCATGACAGTGGAGGATATCGACGTAATCCAACTTCAATCTGGCAAGGCTCTCATCGATGCTCCTAGTTACCCTCTGCGCGCTGAAATCGAATCCGTCCTTGTAGCGTCCACACTTGGTGGAGACAATGAACTCCTCGCGTGGCACCTGCAACTCGCTGAGGCAGTTACCTAGCACCGTCTCCGAGAGGGTACCCCCATAAAACCTAGCAAAAAAAGGAGAGATCAGACACGGACAAGAGAAAAAATCGGCGCCTTTTTTCAAAAGAGGGAGATAGCAAGGCTAACGGGGAGGTATCAAAGAAGTTGATGCCACTCTGAAGAGCGAGGCGGACGGCGGCGAGGGCGTCTTCATGGGAAACGTCGCCGAAAACTTTGCCGAGAGGGGAGGCGCCGAATCCGACACAACTGAGCTTAAAGCCGGTGTTTCCGAGTTCCCGCCGCTCCAGCGTCGCCATGGCAGGCGATCCTTGGCTCGCTAGGGAAGCGGAAGAAGCGTTGGTGCGGCTGGGCGCTGCAACGCGTGCTTTTTCCAATTAGAGGAGCAGAGCCGACCGCGATAGCCACTTGATAATTTTATGCGAAATCCCTGCAACATTTGATGCTTCTATTTTTAATAACTAATGTATATATTTAATAGCTTACATTTTTACCATGAATGCTTTTGCTGGTGGAAAGTTCCGCAGGGCAGGACCGAATCTGGATATTTAATATCAtccaaaaaaatttatataatttttaatcgtGATTATTTGTTTCCATATATTTTCAGATAATttttaatagatataaaatatcttattaaaTATCTAACCTCCTATATATATCATCATTATACTAGAATAATAATCTTAAATTTACGATATTATgatgaaatatttaaattatcatctagGTATCCATGACATAATTAGATTTTTAACTATGATGTATTTATTGAAATTTTTACTTCAAATAGGGGATGCAACTAAATGATACTAAACTTCTGTGCTGGCCATTGTGTGCGTTTCTCGATTTATCCTAGTGGCCGGTCGAAAACTTTCGTAGAACCGAGCCGGTCACCTAGGGATccggtttattattattattattattattattattattattattattattattaattatggtAGAATAATAAAGATAGTCAATAAGACTAACGAGGGTTATCATTTTGTTTTATTACGCTAGAATAATGGGGCACGAAACCAAAAGATGCTAGACTTCTTGGCTGGCCACTACTAGCACTTCCTGATTTATCATGGTGACTGGTAGAAAAATTTTCTGGGACCAGACCGATCACCCCATGGCTAGCTGAGTTTATCATTATGCTAGAATAAAATCAAATGGGGTGCGCAACCAAAGGATATTGGGTTTCTAGGCTGCCTGCCATGCGCGCTTCCCGGACTACAAAAATAATAGCCAATAACAACTGAATTTTCCGTtgctattccgtcggtaattgggATTACCGACTGAATAACAACGGAATTTGCGATATTGGAAGTAATTGTGTCGGAAGTATAATTTACCAACGGAAATGATATTCCGTCGATATTCACCGATGGAAAATTATATTCCATCGATAAAATTTAACTATAGAACAACTGTCCTGTTGTAATAGAGCAAACGAAGGATAACgaaatttaccgacggaatcaaaTTCCATCGATATCATATCAAAAGTTACTGTGTCAATTCGATATTTTGCCGATGGAATTGTATTTTATGTAGGAAATCATCGGCGGAATCATATTTATGCcggtaaaatttaataaaaattttaacagCCACCATTTTATTTACAACGTATCCTATATACAATTTTCATATCAATAAAAAACATCACAAATGTTGGCAAGACAAACACAATCCACACATAAATCACAAGTCATACAACATACTCACAAATACAATGCTCACAACATACAAACAATCAAACTATCTAAAATTCAAATACAAAATATAATCATAACTGTCCAAATCTTCAAAATTCAGTACAAAACAAGGCATAACTATCCAAATACAAAATACTCACAATAATAACTATCTAAGAGTAAATGACAAGTAAAAggcaaatacaaaatatccaaaatacttaCCATGATACATCTCCTACACATATATCTAAATATAATCatgtaaaagtcaaatacaagaGATTATGATCAGAATGAATCGATGCAAATGCAATAtataactcaaaaattataatatataactaattttacatgtaaaaaaGGTATctggattatattttggatatcTAATGATGGTAAtgatggtgaatgtatcaataCAGACtcctaaaaaaatataatataattgtagataaatatctaataatatccaaatagaataaatatattttgcttaatttatatatgataaataaaaaaatcaagttgTAGTTGAACATACCTcaaaaaaatataatcatcagCAACGTCTAATGGATCtcgagtctcctgtgactcaataTCATGCTATGGCGGGGGCTGCTGTGACTTATCCCATCTAACAATGATGGCTCATGGCCAATGCTTGCTCCTGAGCAGCCCACCTCTCCTCTCACCTTTGATCCATCGTAATCATTTgagttttcaattcttgattttcttttcttaatgactttaccgaagaagaagaagaagaagaagaagaagaagaagaggaactaacacgacccctaggagtcctcaagcgatcaaataccatCTTGGCCTaggagccaaggccgtagaggaAAAAGTTCTTTGTCCTTTCACCTAcaatatcataataaatatcatttatttgctgggtggatagatcctgtgactcccctccctctactggtggctgaAATGTCGGAGCCACCCtacttgtcatttcctcctgCATAGAAAAAATATACGATTTATATCTTATACACAATTACTAAAGCTAATTAACCATTATTAACGattataataaagttaataattcaaactctaatgttcttggATCGAGCAACAACATATGCGCTATCCTTTCTCTGgtgagtcttgagaaagatctccaggcaagtgggttgtctttctaaagaacacTCCTGTATACATAAATAAGTTGGGCCAAAATTATGCAAgtttgttaataaataaaaatttaatttatttaactttaaattacactcactagattcatagcgtgctcaacaatggatcgAGATTCTGATGTATGCTGAGCGGATCCGATACTCTGGCCACCTGACTCTGTATTCCTATTTtctcgagcttttagagcctttgcCTGCTATCTCTCTGTAGACCAAGTGGCCGCCCATGCACTTGAGATCTCGTCGGATATATAAGCTGGCCTTGTGTAATTCTTTctcatataatataagaggtcttTGTACAATTTGACACAGTAAATATTCCACGTCACTACAAATTCCGCCTCGTGTTCATCCTCCCACGTATATTTTTTCTtcaattacaaattaaaattttagtatattaaatgataaatatattgtacatattcaatttacttatcacaaattcattataataaaaatctttagTCTCATGGTCAACATATCTCCATGTAATACAAGAAATACAgtctttttctttaaattttctgcTAATATATGTCGCTACCCGATGACTATCAGAAGTAAACTTGCacataaaaaatattaagaaataaaatatatgttatataaataaagaacttgaattactaataataataaaaatacttacgtctctccaacaaccctaagcATTATAGATCCACGGAGTGGTGTTAGATGGTTTGCCATGATATATAATATctataaaataatattacaacacatcataataaagttTACTAAATGATAATtaagcaacaaaacatgattgaagcataatgctaaaatttaatcaatgctagacactggaagcatttctactcaacattaacaATTTCTAAGTCGTtgtcgctagactctgttagttcaacaaGATCCTTACTGCTGgatatctctccatcatctatcttctTGTAAGTgatattaacatctacaagtaattatgATATAGATTCGAAttgtgaatcaactgaatgtcttTCTACTTTGTCATTctaaaatgcatcatggttttgagtaGTGATGGTGTTTGACATTTCTATGGTCGAATGAGGCTtcattcgacaaacagacaatcattcactagatcttcttatCTTCGtaggatattttaaaaaaaacttgactCGCTTGTACCCTAAAAATGAAAgcttcaaacttattgaaccttctatttgcattagcctcaactaaattataatttggatgtattttGATACATGTTCTTGGGGTCAGATTATACCATGAATATTTGAACAATACAcacctttttataggtaatgaaggatattcaacctctatgATTTTCTCAAGTCTactatagtaatcaaactcagttgtcgatagatcctttaacacaaacaccagaattataatTTAATCATCGTAAATCTCATTGTGTTAcatggaatttgagaccattaaTATAGTAACCAGAGTAAACCATGATTTGACAAAGGGGTCCtgatgcaagattcaatattctatcatcttgcacatttgatttTTTGCGGTAtttcacctatcaaaatagttatgatataaattaagatcaaacttaatttaatgaagatTTATGAAAATTTCTCAAACTTACATATGTTTGAAACCATAATACAAATTCGATCTCTAACTTTTCAACTACGTCACTTGCacccattgatggattttgtagatataattATTGTTTGTACAAGCTATGaaagaaggtaattttaagacaattaggatatcaaacaaacaaatacaatgagataaatgtttgattaaagaagttaacttactttatgtatggtttgacctcatcacagtttaagagtatgtatgttcttgcagcatgatattttattaaattaactATCTAGAAACAGTTGCACCTATTGGTttactagaaaatttaaaaatagaaagcatcgatgggtctATATTCTGAGCATTATCGAAATTTCTAGGGCACTTGCGATGTCTATTtttaacattatcagcaaaataataggagcagaagGAAGATACTtcctcaaccagataagcattataTATTGACCCCTTAACTCTTGttttgttacgaacattattttttaattttctctaaaatcattcaaatggatacatctatCTGTACTGCACATGACCAGCTATTCGTGTCTCAAATGGTAAATGTACTGGTAGATGctccattaaataaaaaaaactaggtgAGAATATACGCTCCAGTTTACAACGTATGAGAGGAATATCTGCttctagccgaagcatatcgACCGTCATAATACACTTTgctgtcaaatctctgaaaaacaGACTCAACTTCGTAAGTGTTGgccaaacattattgggaagtaaatcatgaaaaactattggaataagtctttacaTGAACACGTGgcagtcatgacttttcattccaaacatctttaacttaTTCATATCAacacatcgagccatattcgaagcatatccatttgggaatttgatttctttcaaccaactatataaagcttgtttactatatttgtccaatgtataacaagcttttggaaacttattggttgtttcattctgatgcaactctggtctgttgactaattcttttaattctttacatgattttgcagtgtccttagttcttccaagcacattcatcacagtattgaagatattatcaaagaaatttttctcaacatgcatcacatatatattatgtcgaatgagtagatacttttAATAAGACAGCTTCCAGAAAATGCTCCTTTTCTTTCAGCcgcacttgcacatcctaacaagatatttatttatctaatcAAAATTAGGCTaagatacaacaacaacaacaacaaccaagccttttcccactagatggagtcggctgtatgaatccttttatgccattgagctctatctcctattatatcatcatttatatttaaataaattttatcctgttttattgttgctaaccaagtcttttttggtcttcctcttcctcgtttgatatgcatgtttatcatagtttcacatcgcctaactggagcatttgttggttgtctaagtacatgtccgtaccatcttaaatgtgtctctcggagtttgtcctcaatagatgccactttgactttctctctaatgctctcatttcttattttgtccatcttcgtatgtccacactgttggtgcagtaagcatccgacgattgaacctcagttttgataatggcaaagggattcaaagttaagattccttgttatctaacgtggttaaataaggtttcaggaaagtcctaactgtgtttaggcaagagaaaatcctaagggggggtaaccttaggtcctagggggtggtaaccctaggtgaaggaaaatcctaaggggggggggggtaaccttaggtcctagggggtggtaaccctaggtgaaggaaaaccctaaggggcggcaaccataggtcctagggggcggtaaccctaggtggaggaaaaccctaaggggcggcaaccttaggtcctagggggcggtaaccctaggtggaggaaaatcctaaggggcggcaaccttaggtcctagggggtggtaaccctaggtggagaaaaaccctagggggcggtaaccctaggtcctagggggtggtaaccctaggcggaaagtccagtcggtctggaggaccggattggcatcaggtaaatctcctgagtggagtaggtgagggcgcgttccccgtagagggaacagcaggcgtcgggtcgacctagggtttccggttggaaacccgaagtcagactcgaacagtccggagactgtctatacttcatttatcatatttattgtgctaactttgtgttgcaagatagtgtttgggactaacgtatcttgcaggtgcaaaggagcaacctaaagcctcgaatgaacagtgtccgaggcgcctccatggagcttggaggcgcctcgggtgcaaaagctgagctggctgcgaagcaccattggaggcgccttgaagaaggcagaaggcgccttggaaggcgccttgagtgaggtttaaggcgccttgaatggatgaaattcgaccaggtcagatttgatccacgcagaagaccaggcagcatggaggcgccttgaatagccttcaaggcgccttgaacaccctttataagggggtttcgaccagcacttcaggacaacgaataccaagtgatctctcatcaacgtgctgctccaaaagacactccgaagtgctgctacaagtgcccgacgacccgaagcttcagatttagcatttcttgttgtcggtataatacttatagcttttaattgtactcataattataatcttttaacgagcttatagttgttgcccaccggaagcgatcaaggatcacgggccttcgagtaggagtcgccttaggctccgaacgaagtaaatctctgtgcccttctgtttgtgtttgtttgttctttaattccgctgctttaattactctaacgctgttttcgattcTGATAtgtacgaaatagccacgagcgctattcaccccccctctagcgcgtctcgatccaacacacacatccaccttaacatcctcatctctgcaactcccATCTTAAAATTAGGCTAAGATACTATTtactattataaaaaaaatattttttaaaaagacttaATTTTTTTAGAAGCATTATTatataaaagattttaattaaaattttttaaatttattaaaattattttaaatttattatagcaATTATGATCACAACTACTTTTATAAacaatgttaaaatattttttccttagagaaactttaagtaaattagtaaaaaaaattactaattaaatatTCTATATATACTAATTTTACTCGCCTAttacaaaaacaaaataaaaacaatttTAGAATGAAAATTAGGATGAgacatttttaatatttttttaaatgatagatcttttaataataataaaaatagagagCCTTTAATTTTCCCTTAACATATGAGtaaagaattatttttttaaatgaaggtgtgtattaattaaattaataacgtGTTAAATTGGTTATATAATAGAATGCAAGTGTctgtatttattaaaattaaaaactattgcTGAAAGTAGATTTGATAAAATCACCCCAGATTTAAATAATTGAATGTAAGTGTCCGTATTTTCATTTCGCCCCTTCCCTCTAAATTAACTTTTTCTTATTTAAACTTCTCCAAATTCTATAATTACCAAATACACTTTAGAATTTTATACACCTAATAGATTAAGGATGTTGAACGAGTAGGTTAGACTAACCCAATCAAATTAAACTAACAAATCACTAGCCACACTGGTTTTGCAAGTTCAATGCATATTTCTGTGCAAATAATAATTatgaattagatttatcaaaTTTATTAATAAGTCAAATAAATATTTAAGCTCACTAActaaccaaaaaaaaattaaaattaatataaaagtTTTGAACAAACTCATTGGATAACATCTAAATTAACTAAGGTTAATCAAATTCAAGCTCATAAAATAGAaatcaaataaaatcaaatttaaataattatattaataatttaatgtttttttaatttaaatttgactcgATTACCTTATTAAAATTTGAATAATATAAACATTTACAACTTACAAGCCCAACGGAGAGGGTTCTCTAACATGGATTCTTTTCCTAAGATATACTTAAACAACTGATTAATGATGCAtcaacttctttttcttcttttttttttctttttttttttttggtgtttaTTGACAGTGAGTAGGGCCCTAAGAAGATTTACTACCAAAAGCATATTACAAGGGATGGAGCATAGGGCCCTTGAAGATTTGGATCAAGCATATTCATCCCTTGAATATGGGCAAGAGACTGAAGCCCCCCTCCATGTTCCATGCCCAGCCAGCTCTGCCTGCCTTCAGACAAGTTACCCAAATCGTAGGGAAACGGGGGCCTCTACGACCTCAGCTAAGGGCAGGCAGTTCTGTTGCCGACCTCATCAGATTCTCCTCAACCGCCCCTTTTGCTCACTGCATGCCAACTGATGGGCTGGCATGTGCCCATCGAATCTCTTGTCACCCTGTGCGGTCATCGTTTAGGGTTAATCCATCCACTTCGTTCTCAGTCATGCTGAAGACACCCATTCGCATGACATTGAGTACAGTGACAGAATTATCATATGATGGTTCAGTAGCTCAGACTCTTCCTTCGGAGCTGCGGTAGTGTCCTTCTCAGTTGGGCCCGCTCCTAATGTCATGCAGATCATAGATAGTCGGTTGGGGACTGGTGTTGCAAGCGTGACCGGTGGTGTGTTGGAAAAAagaaattatgggagaagaagtaaaaaaatgaattatagaaggaaaatgtggaAGAGGAGGAAAAATTTTATGTGGAAGAggagcataataaaataaaactcaaTTTGTTTTATTCATTGAAAAGAGGTACATATTTATAAGTTTATTGGATAAAtactaataatatatattttttaaaattctatctcTACGAAACTCTTACCCTTATCATGACAACTCAACAATTTTATCCTATTATGAAGTCTAATCAAACTTGCCACCTCATCCTTTTATATTCACAAATTTTATCAACatctaaaataaagtttaatttccAGCACTCTcttttaaacttgattttgtgacTCCAAACAAATATCGCATCTTAatgaagtcttcaaatttgagtggcttggtaaaaatatcagcaacTTGATCTTGAGACTTTATGCATTCTACTTGCACCTCTTTTCTTGTAATACATTCTCTGATATAGTGAAAACGCGTATCGATGTGCTTACTTCTATCATGAAAGACTGGATTTTTTGCTAGTGCTATTGTAGACTTGTTATCAACTTGAATCTTGGTTGCCTCTTCTTGTAGTAAACTTAACTCATTCAATAAATTTCTGAGCTAAACAGCATGACAAACACATGAAGTCGCAGTCACATACTCCGCTTCACAAGTAGAAAGTGTGACAATAGGCTATTTTTTCGACATCTAAGTGAAAATTGTATCTCCTATAAAGAACACATATCCTGTAGTGCTCCTTCTATCATCTatatctccaccccaatcactgtCGCTATGATAAAGTAATCCTTCAAGTTTGAAGTGGttagatgttgaataaagtaATCCAAAATCTATCATACACCTTTGATATAGCGCAAAATTCTCTTAGTAATCTTAAGGTGGATAGTAGTTGGATCTTCCATGTAGCGACTAACAAGTCCAACAACATAAAGAATATCAGGCTTTGTGCATGTTAAGTATCTTAAACTTTCAACTAAACTCTTAAAAAATGTTGGATCAATTTTTTCTTTATCATCATACTTTGATAGCTTGACTCCACATTCTACTGGGGTAtttgtagacttactgttatccatcttgaacttctttaatatCTCTCTTGCATAACCTGCTTGTGAGATGAAACTTCCATCTTCCCTTTAGTTCACCTCAATGCCCAGATAGTATGCCATGAGTCCAATATCAGTCATCTCAAACTCTTTAGTCATCGcttctttaaattctccaaacatacttggattgcttcctgtgaagatcaagtcatcgacataTATGCATACAATCAAAACATCTTTATCCTTACTCTGAATGTATAATGCATGT from Zingiber officinale cultivar Zhangliang chromosome 4A, Zo_v1.1, whole genome shotgun sequence includes the following:
- the LOC121970413 gene encoding L-galactose dehydrogenase-like, giving the protein MATLERRELGNTGFKLSCVGFGASPLGKVFGDVSHEDALAAVRLALQSGINFFDTSPFYGGTLSETVLGNCLSELQVPREEFIVSTKCGRYKDGFDFSAQRVTRSIDESLARLKLDYVDILHCHDIEFGSLDQIVNETIPALQKIKESGKARFIGITGLPLGIFTYVLDRVPPGSVDVVLSYCHYGINDSTLVDLLPYLKSKGVGVITASPLAMGLLTDVGPPEWHPAPSELKSACKAAAAHCKEKGKNISKIALQYSLMNKEIATVLVGMNSSKQVEENLAAAVELSSLGIDEDLLHEVEAVLQPVKNLTWPSGIQQKPNPA